In the Oncorhynchus gorbuscha isolate QuinsamMale2020 ecotype Even-year unplaced genomic scaffold, OgorEven_v1.0 Un_scaffold_4837, whole genome shotgun sequence genome, CTACCCACCGTTTCTATGAGTCTGTAGACATATATGGGGGATGACAGCACACCCTGCAGCTATACACACCTTGAGTCTGTAGGCATATAGGgatgacagcacacacacacacacacacacacacacacacacacacacacacacacacacacacacacacacacacacacacacacacacacacacacacacacacacacacacacacacacacacacacacacacacacacacacacacacacacacacacacacacacacacacacacacacacacttagacacacaagcgtacagacaaccacacacacagacacacactcgagcacacatacactcactcactgtgtgtgtgtgagacaacaATGGAGTTAATGAAAGTTCCATGTCTTGACGTCTGACAGGACAGTCTGGTGAGAGAGAAACATCCACCATTTTACATCCCTCAGATCATCTGCATGTCTGGACAGTTTTGGCAGAAGTTCAATTGTCAGAAGAACAAAAACGAGAAACAGAAGAGTAAAACAAAAAACACTGGTCGGACATGAATCATAGGAGTTTTAATGTATTACATGTTGTCACTGTCACAGAGGAACATAAACAGTATGGGATGGTAACACAAACGCATGCGTTTGAATATGCATGTCAATAATCACATGTACATATGAATCCAGGGCCAACAGCAGACAGACACTCTTCTGTTGGTCTCcagtcaaacacagacacacagaaacaataGGTTTCTATTATAATGCATCAGccctggagtggaggagaggtgggggactGACTAATGCCCCTGTCCTGCTGGGGGGGGGCAGTGTGGGAGATGTAAGGTGCCATCGTTTCCATACACACAAACCTTCCTTAACCTCTGGAAGaattctgtggtccttctgtagctcagttggtagagcatggtgcttgtaaagccagggtagtgggttcgatccccgggaccacccatacgtagaatgtatgcacacatgactgtaagtcgctttggataaaagcgtctgctaaatggcatatatatatataatagaaaGTGGTCTGTTCACCTTTTCTACCAGTCTACCTAACATGACAGAGTAACAGCCTCCGTTACAAAACATACCAAAAAATAATACCCAGAATCATTCCAAAGGAAGTTTGATCAAAAAAGGGATTTTTTCTCCCACATGGTGTTAGTGATTAAATGACCACATGATTATAGAAGGCATTTTGTGGAGCTCTTTACATCTCCAAGCAATTTAGAGAAATACTCGGATGCATGATGTCATAGAGTAAGGCTGCCAACGGGCTCAGTAGTGACAGTTACCATTAACAAGATTTCCAGATACACCCCTCCCCCTCACAATCCCATCACACCCCACTCACATACACCTCCTCTCCCAAGCCCCACTCACACCTCCTCTCCCAAGCCACTCTCACACCTCCTCTCCCAACCCTACACAGACCTCCTGTCCCAAGCCACTCTCACACCTCCTCTCCCAAGCCCTACACAGACCTCCTGTCCCAAGCCACTCTCACACCTCCTCTCCCAAGCCCTACACAGACCTCCTGTCCCAAGCCACTCTCACACCTCCTCTCCCAAGCCCTACACAGACCTCCTGTCCCAAGCCccactccacctcctctcccaagCCACTCTCACACCTCCTCTCCCAAGCCCTACACAGACCTCCTGTCCCAAGccactctccacctcctctcccaagCCCTACACAGACCTCCTGTCCCAAGCcactctcacctcctctcccaagCCCTACACAGACCTCCTGTCCCAAGCCACTCTCACACCTCCTCTCCCAAGCCCTACACAGACCTCCTGTCCCAAGCCACTCTCACACCTCCTCTCCCAAGCCCTACACAGACCTCCTGTCCCAAGCCccactccacctcctctcccaagccactccacctcctctcccaagCCCTACACAGACCTCCTGTCCCAAGCCACTCTCACACCTCCTCTCCCAAGCCCTACACAGACCTCCTGTCCCAAGCCCCACTCA is a window encoding:
- the LOC124028777 gene encoding extensin-like, producing PTHTSSPKPLSHLLSQPYTDLLSQATLTPPLPSPTQTSCPKPLSHLLSQALHRPPVPSHSHTSSPKPYTDLLSQAPLHLLSQATLTPPLPSPTQTSCPKPLSTSSPKPYTDLLSQATLTSSPKPYTDLLSQATLTPPLPSPTQTSCPKPLSHLLSQALHRPPVPSPTPPPLPSHSTSSPKPYTDLLSQATLTPPLPSPTQTSCPKPHSHLLSQAPFHTPLPKVWYNQNKYNALDKRFDNNALTRKQGVSKNEKGEPLVDIALMLSRTV